In Burkholderia pyrrocinia, the following proteins share a genomic window:
- a CDS encoding nuclear transport factor 2 family protein — MDAIRTAIEPYEAALRAAMLVNDVEALDALLDDDLVFTVPTGQVISKADDLAAHRAKLLRLDRLDVHETHACAIDDMILTTTKARLAGHFDGAAFDGTFAYTRLWRRSGAGWHVVAGHASQVM; from the coding sequence ATGGATGCAATCCGTACAGCCATCGAACCTTACGAAGCCGCGCTGCGGGCTGCGATGCTGGTCAACGATGTCGAAGCGCTCGATGCGTTGCTGGACGACGATCTGGTGTTCACCGTCCCGACCGGCCAGGTCATCTCGAAGGCGGACGATCTCGCCGCGCATCGCGCGAAGCTTCTGCGTCTCGACAGACTCGATGTCCACGAAACGCACGCATGCGCGATCGACGACATGATCCTGACCACGACGAAAGCGAGGCTCGCCGGCCATTTCGATGGCGCAGCGTTCGACGGCACGTTTGCCTATACGCGCCTGTGGCGTCGATCGGGTGCCGGCTGGCATGTCGTCGCCGGGCATGCATCGCAGGTCATGTAG
- a CDS encoding methyl-accepting chemotaxis protein, translating into MLSSIRARILATCVAIVVTALAVTGGLVYYVVKDHNDEAIDQNHKSILAGHALAINEWVASRGRETQALADTIAIGEGDPLPALKLLGKSGGFEVLTLGLPDKTAFSNVPLAPGYDPTARPWYKQAVSAGRLVVTALYRDASTGKPAVAFAVPVVRDGTVKGVLAASLFMESVSSIVTAVHPTPASFAFLVDKSGRVIASAKTDLIMKPATGLSPALDPDHLGALQATSAPVAVDIDGATKLVRAQPIAGTDWSLVLALDKADVTAGMRAVAMTTLAAILVVAVIAAALVGAMTNAAFKRILLVRDALTDVASGSGDLTKRLPADGVDEAAQIAHAFNLFAQKISTILLQIREFSESVNIASAEIAQGNQDLSSRTEHAASSLQETAAALEEIAGTARNSADAASQVSRLAESASDVAVRGGTVVSEVVSTMNDITQASGEIANIVGVIDGIAFQTNILALNAAVEAARANEHGRGFAVVAGEVRALAQRSAQAAKEIKQLIHSSVEKIEGGSGLVQTAGATMDEIVEGVRSITSVIAEITVAAKEQSTGLEQVNQAVSHLDNATQQNAALVEQSAAAATLLREQAAKLAQTVGEFKLEDRRALKLQPA; encoded by the coding sequence ATGCTGTCCTCGATTCGCGCTCGAATACTCGCGACCTGCGTCGCCATTGTGGTCACGGCGCTGGCCGTTACGGGCGGCCTGGTCTATTACGTCGTCAAGGACCACAACGACGAGGCAATCGACCAGAATCACAAGTCGATCCTCGCAGGGCACGCGCTCGCGATCAACGAATGGGTTGCCAGCAGAGGCCGGGAAACCCAGGCGCTCGCAGACACGATCGCGATCGGCGAGGGCGACCCTCTGCCGGCGCTGAAGTTGCTCGGCAAGTCGGGCGGCTTCGAGGTGCTGACGCTTGGCCTGCCGGACAAGACGGCGTTCTCGAACGTCCCGCTCGCGCCTGGCTACGACCCAACCGCACGCCCGTGGTACAAGCAGGCAGTCAGCGCCGGCCGCCTGGTCGTGACGGCACTCTACCGTGATGCGTCGACCGGCAAGCCGGCTGTTGCGTTCGCGGTGCCAGTGGTGCGCGACGGCACGGTGAAGGGCGTGCTGGCCGCCAGCCTGTTCATGGAGAGCGTGAGCTCTATCGTGACTGCGGTCCACCCGACACCAGCGAGCTTCGCGTTTTTGGTGGACAAGAGCGGGCGCGTGATCGCGTCGGCAAAGACCGACCTGATCATGAAGCCGGCGACCGGTCTCTCGCCTGCGCTTGACCCCGACCACCTCGGCGCGCTGCAGGCGACGTCCGCGCCCGTCGCTGTCGACATCGACGGGGCAACCAAGCTGGTGCGTGCACAGCCGATTGCCGGCACCGATTGGTCCCTTGTGCTCGCGCTCGACAAGGCAGACGTGACGGCCGGCATGCGCGCGGTCGCGATGACGACCCTGGCGGCGATCCTGGTCGTTGCCGTTATCGCGGCCGCGCTCGTCGGCGCGATGACGAACGCGGCCTTCAAGCGCATTTTGCTGGTTCGCGACGCGCTCACGGATGTCGCGAGCGGCAGCGGCGACCTGACGAAACGGCTGCCTGCCGACGGAGTCGACGAAGCCGCGCAGATCGCGCATGCGTTCAACCTGTTCGCCCAAAAGATCAGTACGATCCTGCTGCAGATCCGCGAGTTCAGCGAATCCGTCAACATCGCGAGCGCAGAGATCGCGCAGGGCAACCAGGATCTGTCCAGCCGGACCGAACATGCGGCATCGAGCTTGCAGGAAACTGCCGCAGCGCTCGAGGAAATCGCCGGCACGGCCCGCAACTCGGCCGATGCTGCGAGCCAGGTGAGCCGTCTGGCGGAATCGGCCTCGGACGTCGCGGTGCGCGGCGGCACGGTCGTTAGCGAGGTCGTCTCGACGATGAACGACATCACGCAAGCGTCGGGCGAGATCGCCAACATCGTCGGCGTGATAGACGGCATCGCGTTCCAGACCAACATTCTCGCGTTGAACGCCGCCGTCGAGGCTGCACGTGCGAACGAGCACGGCCGCGGCTTTGCGGTCGTCGCTGGCGAGGTGCGTGCGCTCGCGCAGCGTAGCGCGCAGGCCGCCAAGGAGATCAAGCAGTTGATTCACTCGTCGGTCGAGAAGATCGAGGGTGGCTCCGGGCTCGTACAGACGGCCGGCGCGACGATGGACGAAATCGTCGAGGGCGTGCGCAGTATCACGAGCGTGATTGCCGAAATTACCGTCGCCGCCAAGGAGCAGAGCACGGGGCTCGAGCAGGTGAATCAGGCGGTGTCGCATCTCGATAATGCGACGCAGCAGAACGCGGCGCTCGTCGAGCAGTCAGCGGCTGCCGCGACGTTGCTGCGCGAGCAGGCCGCCAAGCTCGCGCAGACGGTCGGCGAGTTCAAGCTGGAGGACCGCCGTGCATTGAAGTTGCAGCCCGCCTGA
- a CDS encoding ATPase, translating into MDSTTQPGDADLRDEYAALRERAIMLEEQAPPLLQHISDVLPRISGESELADEHRERLVGARNAAMVSIENYQQAIPFLQTADSIIEQMDKTPERDEDAEWREALLQRLDELIDVAVVMIDDAEGYLEQAQACDLSSVPKSILED; encoded by the coding sequence ATGGACAGCACCACTCAACCCGGCGACGCCGATCTTCGCGACGAATATGCAGCGCTGCGCGAGCGCGCCATCATGCTGGAAGAACAGGCCCCGCCGCTTCTGCAACACATCTCGGATGTATTGCCGCGGATCAGCGGCGAGTCCGAACTGGCGGACGAGCACCGCGAGCGGCTCGTCGGCGCGCGCAACGCGGCGATGGTCTCGATCGAAAACTATCAGCAGGCGATTCCATTCCTGCAGACGGCCGACTCGATCATCGAGCAGATGGACAAGACACCCGAGCGCGACGAAGACGCCGAGTGGCGTGAAGCGCTGCTGCAACGGCTCGACGAACTGATCGACGTCGCGGTCGTGATGATCGACGATGCAGAAGGCTACCTCGAGCAAGCACAAGCCTGCGATCTGTCCAGCGTGCCGAAATCCATCCTCGAGGATTGA
- a CDS encoding DUF429 domain-containing protein, with protein MRSARPVASAARQSPAVAGVDVGGERKQCDLVILRGSTVVCREERIAPEALPALCLAHDVVAVGIDAPSLWWTGGGRRAAEQALARERISCFPTPSREQAVASTSGFFDWMFMGERVYRALADAYPLLTAARYAGGRTSFETYPYAITCAMLGKEVASAKQKRNQRRQLLERLGIDVAMLRSVDARDATLCALTAQYVIDGNAHAYGDTEGGYIRVPIVSGTIVLDSL; from the coding sequence ATGCGATCGGCCCGACCCGTCGCATCAGCCGCGCGGCAATCGCCCGCCGTGGCGGGTGTCGACGTGGGCGGCGAAAGGAAGCAATGCGATCTCGTGATCCTGCGCGGGTCGACGGTCGTCTGTCGCGAAGAGCGGATCGCACCCGAGGCGTTGCCTGCGCTGTGTCTCGCCCATGACGTCGTGGCCGTCGGCATCGACGCACCGAGCCTGTGGTGGACGGGCGGCGGGCGCCGGGCAGCCGAACAGGCGCTCGCGCGCGAACGGATCTCGTGCTTTCCGACGCCGTCGCGGGAGCAGGCGGTCGCGAGCACGTCGGGCTTCTTCGACTGGATGTTCATGGGGGAGCGCGTCTACCGCGCGCTCGCGGACGCCTATCCGTTGCTGACCGCCGCGCGATATGCGGGCGGTCGCACGAGCTTCGAAACCTATCCTTACGCGATTACCTGCGCGATGCTGGGCAAGGAGGTTGCGTCGGCGAAGCAGAAGCGCAACCAGCGCCGGCAACTGCTGGAGCGACTGGGGATCGACGTGGCGATGCTGCGCTCCGTCGATGCGCGAGACGCGACCCTTTGCGCGCTGACGGCGCAATACGTCATCGACGGGAACGCGCATGCGTATGGCGATACGGAGGGCGGATATATCCGTGTGCCGATCGTGAGCGGGACGATCGTCCTCGACTCATTGTAG
- a CDS encoding HD domain-containing protein — MKKLVAAIAFAADKHRNQRRKDEEASPYINHPIALADVLANEAGVEDERVIVAAVLHDTVEDTETTEQELLRLFGKDVADIVMEVTDDKSLPKDERKRLQVEHAATISRRAKLVKLADKICNLRDIARHPPADWPLDRKQAYFDWAKSVVDPMRGVHPGLEAIFDTAYAARPAD, encoded by the coding sequence ATGAAAAAGCTGGTAGCCGCCATCGCGTTCGCGGCGGACAAGCATCGCAATCAGCGGCGCAAGGACGAAGAAGCGTCGCCGTACATCAATCATCCGATCGCGCTCGCCGACGTGCTGGCCAACGAGGCCGGCGTCGAGGACGAGCGCGTGATCGTCGCGGCCGTGCTGCACGACACGGTCGAGGATACGGAGACGACCGAGCAGGAACTGCTGCGGCTGTTCGGCAAGGACGTGGCGGACATCGTGATGGAGGTCACCGACGACAAGTCGTTGCCGAAGGACGAGCGCAAGCGCCTGCAGGTCGAACATGCGGCGACCATCAGCCGGCGCGCGAAGCTCGTGAAGCTGGCCGACAAGATCTGCAACCTGCGCGACATCGCGCGGCATCCGCCTGCGGACTGGCCGCTCGATCGCAAGCAGGCGTACTTCGACTGGGCGAAGTCGGTTGTCGACCCGATGCGCGGCGTGCATCCCGGTCTCGAGGCGATTTTCGACACTGCATACGCTGCACGTCCGGCGGACTGA
- a CDS encoding ATP-binding protein: MRINQLDLIKYGKFTDETLRFPTAGEDFHVIVGPNEAGKSTIRTAVSELLFGMKLQTPLDFLHSTPELRIGGVLENGTGEFAFHRARGRSPLRTPADDKLPDDYLAAILDGATREFFEQMFGLDHGRLVDGGRSILDASDKLGQVLFESAAGVGSLGPVREELDARSVELWAPRRSGSAFALAETSFNEAVAELKTVQVRTRDWVDRKDAREAVEQQIEQARAEQRQLESLRSKLERVRRLAPYLKELTVKDAALAELGAVVELPPTAYADLLKAQGDLAAEQKVLEERRADLLAKRQARDAIDADADTLALEADIEALDRLRGACMNHAQDLLLLGADVERHLSAAFSAAAQLDWPTDEASLRASLPTALSLKTVANLLREHGALHQALAGARESLDERTRELAQAQEQQARLSTVDVPEALRAALADAQGFRNSGQREQALAHEIAAAERTLSGALDALGQWRMPVDTLRALDVPSAARLGALLKEDSERASAAAAARDARDGALEELERLELQERHFAENHKVVTTADVLAARARRDGAWGDIRSGAVDLATGAPAVDDAIRLADELVDAQLGATQAAATLQSLRQQVESARAGVVRRQAASDERERELAAQRDAWAELATTAAVPGMSLAAMGDWLAKRDTVFAAQADLDRQRREFDTIRAARAGAEAALRSALHNVSRGGESDGLAALVAIAETFVQSAEKAIAQKDSLEDREREAERGCATARSRAGHAQTAYDAWHAQWRDALADAKLSASAVTLAAAEGALGLANAVTAELADADAPRNRIAAIRAELAALEAGARRLAEALAPEWLASGDWPDVARRLTMRLAAAREIARAIERADEAMRQADGKVADAAAAVAGADARIQPLLQLAGVASIDAALPLAERSDRQRQLRQAVDAAQEALVRDGDGLSRSAVEAEVAEQDMVDVPARLEAVKQSLGDVGKRLNELAQQQVVADQAFGAIDGQANAAVAESKRQEALAAMGDAAEQYLEAATASRLLKWATDRYRDQKQGPMLRRAGEIFAGLTLGEFARLTVDTERTPPALSARRTKGTSVEVAGLSEGTRDQLFLALRIAALELQLGSRTALPFVADDLFINFDDTRAKAGLDALRDLSTRTQVLFLTHHDHLLPLVKDVFGARVNVVELQRGPAGA; encoded by the coding sequence ATGCGCATCAACCAGCTCGATCTGATCAAGTACGGCAAGTTCACCGACGAGACGCTGCGCTTCCCGACGGCCGGCGAGGATTTTCATGTGATCGTGGGGCCGAACGAGGCCGGCAAGTCGACGATCCGCACGGCCGTGTCGGAGCTGCTGTTCGGGATGAAGCTGCAGACGCCGCTCGATTTCCTGCACAGCACGCCCGAACTGCGGATCGGCGGTGTGCTGGAGAACGGCACCGGCGAATTCGCGTTCCACCGCGCGCGCGGGCGCAGTCCGTTGCGCACGCCTGCCGACGACAAACTGCCCGACGACTATCTGGCTGCCATCCTCGACGGCGCGACACGCGAATTCTTCGAGCAGATGTTCGGGCTCGATCACGGGCGGCTGGTCGACGGCGGCCGGAGCATTCTCGACGCATCCGACAAGCTCGGCCAGGTGCTGTTCGAATCGGCCGCCGGTGTCGGCAGTCTCGGGCCGGTGCGCGAGGAACTCGACGCGCGTTCGGTCGAGCTGTGGGCGCCGCGTCGTAGCGGCAGTGCGTTTGCGCTGGCCGAAACGTCGTTCAACGAAGCCGTGGCCGAACTGAAGACGGTCCAGGTGCGCACGCGCGACTGGGTCGATCGCAAGGATGCGCGCGAAGCGGTCGAACAGCAGATCGAGCAGGCGCGCGCGGAACAGCGCCAGCTCGAATCGCTGCGCTCGAAGCTCGAACGCGTGCGGCGGCTGGCGCCGTATCTGAAGGAGCTGACGGTCAAGGACGCGGCGCTGGCCGAACTGGGCGCGGTCGTCGAGTTGCCGCCGACCGCGTATGCGGACCTGCTGAAGGCGCAGGGCGATCTCGCGGCCGAGCAGAAAGTGCTCGAAGAACGGCGTGCCGACCTGCTCGCGAAACGGCAGGCGCGCGATGCGATCGACGCCGACGCCGACACGCTGGCGCTCGAAGCCGATATCGAAGCGCTCGACCGGCTGCGCGGCGCCTGCATGAATCACGCGCAGGATCTGCTGCTGCTCGGCGCGGACGTCGAGCGGCACCTGTCCGCCGCGTTTTCGGCGGCCGCCCAACTCGACTGGCCGACGGACGAAGCGTCGCTGCGCGCGTCGCTGCCGACGGCGCTGTCGCTGAAGACCGTCGCGAACCTGTTGCGCGAACACGGTGCACTGCATCAGGCGCTCGCCGGCGCGCGCGAATCGCTCGACGAACGCACGCGCGAGCTTGCGCAGGCGCAGGAGCAACAGGCGCGCCTGTCGACCGTCGACGTGCCGGAAGCGCTGCGCGCGGCGCTGGCCGATGCGCAAGGCTTTCGCAACAGCGGCCAGCGCGAACAGGCGTTGGCGCATGAAATCGCTGCCGCCGAACGCACGCTGTCCGGCGCGCTCGATGCACTTGGCCAGTGGCGCATGCCGGTCGACACGCTGCGCGCGCTCGACGTGCCGTCGGCGGCGCGGCTCGGCGCGCTGCTCAAGGAGGACAGCGAACGCGCGAGCGCGGCTGCTGCCGCGCGCGACGCGAGGGACGGTGCGCTCGAAGAGCTCGAGCGGCTCGAACTGCAGGAAAGGCATTTCGCGGAGAACCACAAGGTCGTCACGACCGCCGACGTGCTGGCGGCGCGCGCGCGGCGCGACGGCGCATGGGGCGACATCCGCAGCGGCGCCGTCGATCTGGCCACGGGCGCGCCGGCGGTCGACGATGCGATTCGCCTGGCCGACGAACTCGTCGATGCGCAGCTCGGTGCCACACAAGCGGCGGCGACGCTGCAATCGCTGCGTCAGCAGGTCGAATCCGCGCGTGCCGGCGTGGTACGCAGGCAGGCTGCGTCGGACGAGCGCGAGCGCGAGCTGGCCGCGCAGCGCGACGCATGGGCCGAGCTTGCGACGACGGCGGCGGTGCCCGGCATGTCGCTGGCGGCGATGGGCGACTGGCTCGCGAAGCGCGACACGGTGTTCGCCGCGCAGGCCGATCTCGACCGCCAGCGCCGCGAATTCGACACGATTCGCGCCGCGCGGGCCGGTGCCGAAGCCGCGCTGCGTTCGGCGCTGCATAACGTGTCGCGAGGCGGCGAGTCGGACGGACTGGCGGCGCTCGTCGCGATTGCCGAGACCTTCGTGCAGTCGGCCGAGAAAGCGATCGCGCAGAAGGACAGCCTCGAAGATCGCGAGCGGGAAGCCGAACGCGGATGCGCGACGGCGCGGTCGCGGGCTGGCCACGCGCAGACGGCCTACGATGCGTGGCACGCACAATGGCGCGACGCGCTGGCCGACGCGAAACTTTCCGCGAGCGCGGTGACGCTGGCCGCGGCGGAAGGCGCGCTCGGGCTCGCGAACGCGGTGACGGCCGAACTGGCCGATGCCGACGCGCCGCGCAACCGGATCGCCGCGATCCGCGCGGAGCTGGCTGCGCTCGAGGCCGGCGCGCGGCGGCTTGCCGAAGCGCTTGCCCCGGAATGGCTGGCGAGCGGCGACTGGCCGGACGTTGCGCGCCGGCTGACGATGCGCCTCGCGGCCGCCAGGGAAATCGCGCGCGCGATCGAGCGTGCCGACGAGGCCATGCGGCAGGCCGACGGCAAGGTCGCGGATGCGGCCGCCGCGGTGGCCGGTGCCGATGCGCGCATCCAGCCGCTGCTTCAACTGGCCGGCGTGGCGTCGATCGACGCGGCGCTGCCGCTGGCCGAGCGCTCGGATCGCCAGCGCCAGCTTCGGCAGGCGGTCGATGCCGCGCAAGAGGCGCTGGTGCGCGATGGCGACGGTCTTTCCCGGTCCGCCGTCGAGGCTGAAGTCGCGGAACAGGACATGGTCGACGTGCCGGCGCGCCTCGAAGCGGTGAAGCAGTCGCTGGGCGATGTCGGCAAGCGGCTGAACGAGCTCGCGCAGCAGCAGGTCGTGGCCGACCAGGCGTTCGGCGCGATCGACGGCCAGGCGAACGCGGCCGTTGCCGAGTCGAAGCGGCAGGAAGCGCTGGCGGCGATGGGCGATGCAGCCGAGCAGTATCTGGAGGCGGCCACGGCGAGCCGGTTGCTGAAGTGGGCGACGGATCGCTATCGCGACCAGAAGCAGGGGCCGATGCTCAGGCGGGCGGGCGAGATCTTCGCCGGACTCACGCTGGGCGAATTCGCGAGGCTGACCGTCGACACCGAACGGACGCCGCCCGCGCTGTCTGCACGGCGCACGAAGGGAACGTCGGTCGAGGTCGCCGGGTTGAGCGAAGGGACGCGCGACCAGTTGTTCCTCGCGCTGCGGATCGCGGCGCTGGAGTTGCAGCTCGGCAGCAGGACCGCGCTGCCGTTCGTTGCCGACGACCTGTTCATCAACTTCGACGACACGCGCGCGAAGGCCGGGCTCGACGCGCTGCGCGATCTGTCGACGCGAACCCAGGTGCTGTTCCTGACACACCACGATCACCTGCTGCCGCTCGTGAAGGACGTATTCGGCGCGCGGGTCAACGTGGTCGAACTGCAGCGCGGGCCGGCCGGCGCGTGA
- a CDS encoding metallophosphoesterase family protein: MKFIHAADIHLDSPLHGLSAYPDAPAAQLRNASREALRQLVDRAIEEEVAFLVIAGDLYDGDWKDHNTGIFFGQQMGRLRKAGIRAFVLGGNHDAESEMTKKLTLPDNVTVFGHRKPETHTLPEFDVALHGQSFKDKAVVDNLAIGYPDPVPGYYNIGVLHTALEGYAAHANYAPCTLAELHAKGYDYWALGHVHEFQQWSGPSTVVFPGNLQGRHIRETGRRGAVLVTVEQGRTQVERLYLDVLRWEAVSVDATDCFTVADLSRKIGQSLEALLTVDGHVPRAVRVTVTGRTPAHGLFFGRAPQLRAEVLNQIGIIGNERLWLEKVRLATSAADQQQGESEPLEALEDLKQILADAAQDPDFLALLERDLKPFVGKVRSDVKEEVPLLTMARAGELTALVEQVGPALLARLARGE, translated from the coding sequence GTGAAGTTCATCCACGCGGCAGACATTCACCTTGACAGCCCGTTGCACGGCCTGAGCGCGTATCCCGACGCGCCGGCCGCGCAGTTGCGCAACGCGTCGCGCGAGGCGCTGCGGCAACTCGTGGATCGCGCGATCGAAGAGGAGGTCGCGTTCCTCGTCATCGCCGGCGACCTGTACGACGGCGACTGGAAGGATCACAACACCGGCATCTTCTTCGGCCAGCAGATGGGGCGCCTGCGCAAGGCCGGCATTCGCGCGTTCGTCCTCGGCGGCAACCACGATGCCGAAAGCGAGATGACGAAGAAGCTGACGCTGCCCGACAACGTCACCGTGTTCGGCCACCGCAAGCCGGAAACCCACACGCTGCCGGAATTCGATGTCGCGCTGCACGGGCAGAGCTTCAAGGACAAGGCCGTCGTCGACAATCTCGCCATCGGCTATCCGGACCCGGTGCCCGGGTACTACAACATCGGCGTGCTGCACACGGCGCTCGAAGGCTATGCGGCGCATGCGAACTATGCGCCGTGCACGCTGGCGGAGCTTCACGCAAAAGGCTATGACTACTGGGCGCTCGGCCACGTGCACGAATTCCAGCAATGGTCGGGGCCGTCCACCGTCGTGTTTCCCGGCAACCTGCAGGGGCGCCATATCCGCGAGACGGGCCGCCGCGGCGCGGTGCTCGTGACGGTCGAGCAAGGCCGCACGCAGGTCGAGCGCCTGTATCTCGACGTGCTGCGCTGGGAAGCCGTGTCGGTCGATGCGACCGATTGCTTCACGGTCGCCGATCTGTCGAGAAAGATCGGCCAGTCGCTGGAGGCGCTGCTCACTGTCGACGGCCACGTGCCGCGCGCGGTGCGCGTGACGGTCACGGGGCGCACGCCCGCGCACGGCCTCTTTTTCGGCCGCGCGCCGCAACTGCGCGCGGAGGTGCTGAACCAGATCGGCATCATCGGCAACGAGCGGCTGTGGCTCGAGAAGGTCCGGCTCGCAACGTCCGCCGCCGATCAGCAACAGGGCGAGAGCGAGCCACTCGAAGCGTTGGAGGACCTGAAGCAGATCCTGGCCGACGCCGCGCAAGATCCGGATTTCCTCGCGCTGCTCGAACGCGACCTGAAGCCGTTCGTCGGCAAGGTGCGCAGCGACGTGAAGGAGGAAGTGCCATTGTTGACGATGGCGCGTGCGGGCGAACTCACGGCACTGGTCGAGCAGGTTGGGCCCGCGTTGCTCGCGCGGCTGGCAAGGGGGGAGTAA
- a CDS encoding CbrC family protein codes for MSLPAFRYHPDPLATGSVIRSDARCVCCGDARGYVYAGPVYAVDEYEQCICPWCIADGSAHVRLDASFTDTYGIGGGEWDEVPEAVVDEIAYRTPGFQGWQQERWWTHCGDGAQFIGRAGADELKAHGPQAIASIRASTGFDEGAEWERFFAALDKDGSPTAYVFRCIHCGETGGYQDCD; via the coding sequence ATGTCGTTACCCGCTTTCAGGTACCATCCCGACCCGCTGGCAACAGGTAGCGTGATCCGGTCGGACGCGCGCTGCGTGTGCTGCGGCGATGCGCGCGGCTACGTCTACGCCGGCCCCGTGTATGCGGTCGACGAGTATGAGCAGTGCATCTGCCCGTGGTGCATCGCCGACGGCTCCGCGCATGTGCGGCTCGATGCAAGCTTTACCGACACGTACGGCATCGGCGGCGGCGAATGGGACGAGGTGCCCGAAGCGGTCGTCGACGAGATTGCCTATCGCACGCCGGGCTTTCAGGGCTGGCAGCAGGAACGGTGGTGGACGCATTGCGGTGATGGCGCGCAGTTCATCGGCCGCGCGGGCGCCGACGAACTGAAGGCGCACGGCCCGCAGGCCATCGCGTCGATCCGCGCGTCGACCGGGTTCGACGAGGGCGCCGAGTGGGAGCGTTTTTTTGCCGCGCTCGACAAGGACGGCTCGCCGACCGCGTACGTGTTTCGCTGCATCCATTGCGGCGAAACCGGCGGCTACCAGGATTGCGATTGA